The following proteins are co-located in the Paenibacillus sp. JNUCC32 genome:
- the rpsO gene encoding 30S ribosomal protein S15, protein MALTQERKQQLIDEHKTHESDTGSPEVQIAILTENITNLTDHLRTHKKDHHSRRGLLKMVGQRRKLLAYLKNKDVKRYSALIEKLGLRR, encoded by the coding sequence ATGGCATTAACTCAAGAACGTAAACAACAACTGATTGACGAGCACAAAACTCATGAGTCCGATACAGGATCCCCAGAGGTGCAAATCGCTATCCTAACGGAAAACATTACGAACTTGACTGACCACTTGCGTACGCACAAGAAGGATCATCATTCCCGTCGCGGATTGTTGAAAATGGTCGGCCAACGCCGTAAGTTGCTTGCATACTTGAAAAACAAGGATGTTAAACGTTACAGTGCTTTGATCGAGAAGCTTGGATTGCGTCGCTAA
- the dut gene encoding dUTP diphosphatase, with product MLHYVQINRLPGNEDVKLPVKMSELAAGFDLHAAVQEPVVLNPGERKLIPTGFAIAMPAELEAQIRPRSGLAYKHGITCLNAPGTIDADYRGEVKVLLINLGQEPFAIERNERIAQMVFKSVPAVEFTEVDELSDTVRGAGGFGHTGK from the coding sequence TTGTTGCACTACGTTCAAATCAATAGATTGCCAGGAAATGAAGATGTGAAACTTCCGGTGAAAATGTCCGAGCTGGCCGCGGGTTTCGACCTGCACGCTGCCGTTCAAGAGCCGGTGGTGCTAAACCCGGGTGAACGCAAATTAATCCCGACCGGTTTTGCGATTGCCATGCCGGCCGAGCTTGAGGCGCAAATACGTCCGCGCAGCGGTCTTGCCTATAAACATGGCATTACTTGCCTGAATGCTCCGGGTACGATTGACGCCGATTATCGCGGGGAAGTCAAGGTGCTGCTTATCAATTTGGGACAGGAGCCTTTTGCGATTGAGCGTAATGAGCGGATTGCCCAAATGGTGTTCAAATCCGTGCCTGCCGTAGAATTTACGGAAGTTGACGAACTGTCCGATACGGTACGCGGGGCGGGCGGATTCGGTCATACCGGCAAATAA
- the truB gene encoding tRNA pseudouridine(55) synthase TruB, which yields MTQLEGILAVHKPAGWTSHDVVAKVRGMVRLKRIGHTGTLDPEVTGVLPLCLGRATRVVEYLQELPKEYHAVLRLGYSTDTEDITGNVVETADEVRVTRDEALEALQSFTGQISQVPPMYSAVKINGKRLYELAREGKTVERKSRTVTIHEIEMTDFDAEGEYTEISFRVLCSKGTYIRTLCVDIGRKLGLPSVMVKLVRTISAGITEAQCLTLEQIEQYMKDETLQTRLIPVDQAIHHLAKHTVSEEKAEAALKGQRLSSRAVEPAVDSSEPIRLYDIKENFLGIYKRQEETGAIVPVKVFS from the coding sequence ATGACGCAATTAGAAGGCATCTTGGCCGTTCACAAACCGGCCGGATGGACCTCCCACGATGTGGTAGCCAAAGTTCGGGGAATGGTTCGTTTGAAGCGGATCGGACATACCGGGACGCTGGACCCTGAAGTGACGGGCGTGCTTCCGTTATGCTTGGGGAGAGCTACGCGGGTCGTCGAATATCTGCAGGAGCTGCCTAAAGAGTATCATGCGGTCCTCCGCCTTGGATACTCGACCGATACCGAGGATATTACCGGGAATGTGGTGGAGACTGCGGATGAAGTCCGCGTGACCAGAGACGAGGCGCTTGAAGCGCTGCAATCTTTTACAGGCCAGATCTCTCAGGTTCCTCCTATGTATTCCGCCGTCAAAATCAACGGCAAACGATTGTACGAGCTTGCCAGAGAAGGCAAGACGGTGGAGCGCAAAAGCCGTACCGTAACGATTCATGAAATCGAGATGACGGACTTTGATGCGGAAGGGGAGTATACGGAAATTTCTTTCCGTGTACTGTGCTCCAAAGGTACATACATCCGCACGCTTTGTGTGGATATCGGGAGGAAGCTCGGCCTGCCGTCCGTCATGGTTAAGCTGGTACGTACGATATCGGCGGGAATCACCGAGGCGCAGTGCTTGACCCTAGAGCAAATTGAGCAGTACATGAAGGATGAAACGCTGCAAACCCGGCTTATTCCGGTGGATCAAGCGATTCATCATCTAGCAAAGCATACGGTTTCCGAAGAGAAGGCGGAGGCCGCGCTGAAGGGGCAACGCTTGTCCTCCAGGGCGGTAGAACCGGCCGTCGACAGTTCGGAGCCTATCCGTTTGTACGATATAAAGGAAAACTTTCTGGGCATCTATAAGCGTCAGGAAGAGACGGGCGCTATCGTTCCCGTGAAAGTATTTTCCTAA
- the dapG gene encoding aspartate kinase encodes MRILVQKFGGTSLSTPQARTHVIGHIQRELANHYQLVVVVSAMGRRGEPYATDTLLDWIGHNGNALPDRERDLLLCCGEIISASTLCSLLQHEGITATVLTGAQAGFLTDDHFGNARIKDVKPERVLKELESHQVVIVTGFQGQTDSGDFTTLGRGGSDTSATALGAALRAEMVDIYTDVNGILTADPRIVEDAKPLSYVSYTEICNMAHQGAKVIHPRAVEIAMQSQIPVRVRSTFSDNEGTLVTQPEGFRDIQSGIVDRFVTGVAYVSNITQISVECDRTEGLQLKVFKSMAEHSISVDFINVTPTGVLYTVFDSDSEKAIEVLQSLDLKPKSLSGCAKVSVIGGGINGVPGIMAKIVESLSEHDIPILQSADSNTTIWVLVKKEDMAQALRALHHKFELHR; translated from the coding sequence ATGCGCATCTTAGTTCAAAAATTCGGCGGCACCTCATTGTCTACACCGCAAGCAAGAACCCATGTTATTGGGCACATCCAGCGTGAACTGGCCAATCACTACCAATTGGTCGTGGTCGTATCGGCTATGGGACGCAGAGGGGAGCCCTATGCGACAGACACGCTCCTGGACTGGATCGGGCATAACGGAAACGCGCTTCCAGACAGAGAACGGGATCTGCTGCTCTGCTGCGGTGAAATTATCTCGGCTTCAACGCTGTGCAGTCTCCTTCAGCATGAGGGGATAACCGCAACGGTTCTGACGGGTGCACAAGCCGGATTTCTCACAGACGATCACTTCGGAAATGCACGTATCAAGGACGTAAAACCTGAACGGGTTTTGAAAGAGTTGGAGAGTCATCAGGTTGTCATCGTAACCGGCTTCCAGGGGCAGACCGATTCCGGCGACTTTACCACGCTGGGCAGAGGCGGAAGCGATACTTCGGCTACAGCGCTCGGTGCCGCGCTTCGCGCTGAAATGGTAGATATCTACACGGATGTCAACGGCATTCTAACGGCGGATCCCCGCATCGTCGAGGATGCGAAGCCGCTTAGTTACGTAAGTTACACGGAGATTTGCAACATGGCTCATCAAGGGGCAAAGGTCATTCATCCTAGAGCGGTTGAGATTGCCATGCAATCCCAAATTCCGGTCAGAGTGCGGTCGACCTTCTCGGATAATGAGGGCACGCTGGTAACCCAGCCTGAAGGTTTCAGAGATATTCAATCCGGAATCGTGGACCGCTTTGTGACGGGAGTTGCCTATGTAAGCAACATAACGCAAATCTCGGTGGAATGCGATCGCACGGAAGGTCTTCAACTGAAGGTATTTAAATCGATGGCCGAGCATTCCATCAGCGTGGACTTTATTAATGTTACCCCTACCGGAGTGCTTTATACGGTGTTTGACAGCGATTCGGAGAAGGCGATCGAAGTGCTGCAGAGCCTGGACCTGAAACCGAAAAGCTTATCCGGCTGTGCCAAAGTGTCCGTCATTGGCGGCGGCATCAACGGCGTTCCGGGCATCATGGCCAAAATCGTGGAATCCTTGAGCGAGCACGACATTCCGATTCTGCAATCCGCGGATTCGAATACGACGATATGGGTACTGGTTAAAAAAGAGGATATGGCTCAAGCGCTGCGCGCACTTCATCATAAATTTGAGCTTCACCGATAA
- the dpsA gene encoding dipicolinate synthase subunit DpsA, with translation MLTGVRTVFVGGDARQIEVIRKCAEMDASVMIAGFEKLQDSFQGVTREPLTPELLSDADALILPVVGCDDEGRVSALFSEGPLRLQEEHIAAMPGHGVIYTGMAKPYLRSLCDKYKIKLVEILERDDVAIYNSIPTAEGALMMAIQNTDFTIHGSTSMVLGMGRTGFTMARSLQGLGAKIRMGVRKSEHYARAEEMGWKPFLVRDLGSYVSDIDLLFNTIPTMIVTAQIISKMPREAVIIDLASAPGGCDFRYAEKRGIKAMLAPGLPGIVAPKTAGIIMANTLVELISEEIKIRGDA, from the coding sequence ATGCTGACTGGAGTCCGGACCGTCTTTGTTGGAGGAGACGCAAGGCAAATTGAAGTGATTCGCAAATGCGCTGAGATGGATGCCTCCGTCATGATCGCCGGGTTTGAGAAACTGCAGGATTCTTTTCAGGGAGTGACTCGCGAGCCGCTTACGCCAGAGCTGTTATCGGACGCCGATGCTCTGATCCTGCCTGTAGTGGGATGTGATGATGAGGGACGTGTCAGCGCGCTATTCTCGGAAGGGCCGCTGCGACTGCAGGAAGAACATATCGCGGCGATGCCCGGACATGGAGTGATCTATACAGGCATGGCGAAACCCTATTTGCGCTCGCTATGTGACAAATATAAGATCAAGCTGGTAGAGATATTGGAGAGGGACGATGTGGCTATTTATAATTCCATTCCGACCGCCGAAGGCGCACTCATGATGGCGATCCAAAACACGGATTTTACGATCCACGGATCTACAAGCATGGTGCTCGGCATGGGACGGACCGGATTTACAATGGCTCGCAGCCTGCAGGGACTGGGTGCCAAAATTCGGATGGGGGTACGTAAATCGGAGCACTACGCAAGAGCTGAGGAAATGGGCTGGAAGCCCTTCCTGGTAAGGGATCTGGGTTCTTATGTGTCGGATATTGACTTGCTTTTTAACACGATTCCAACTATGATAGTCACAGCACAAATCATCTCGAAAATGCCTCGGGAGGCTGTCATTATTGACCTTGCCTCCGCACCCGGCGGATGCGATTTTCGCTATGCCGAGAAACGGGGTATCAAAGCCATGCTCGCACCCGGACTACCCGGAATCGTGGCTCCAAAAACAGCCGGCATCATCATGGCCAACACGCTGGTGGAGCTGATTTCTGAAGAAATCAAGATTCGGGGGGATGCGTAA
- the dapA gene encoding 4-hydroxy-tetrahydrodipicolinate synthase, whose protein sequence is MDFGRLITAMVTPFDQNGQINWDETARLIEHLIVEQKSDSLVIAGTTGESPTLSEDEKLELFKFAVKQAGGRSKIIAGTGSNNTSHSAELTKKAESCGVDGILLVAPYYNKPNQEGLYRHFKAIAEATSLPVMLYNVPGRTGISLSTSTTLRLAQIPNIVATKECASIDQVTGIAAGAPEGFIVYSGDDSAALPALSVGAYGIVSVASHIAGARMKDMIEAYVEGNVKEAAKLHQSLFPLFKGLFECPDPLPNPAAVKFALNERGYQVGGVRLPLVAPSENEAAFIRNMLSSL, encoded by the coding sequence GTGGATTTCGGAAGACTGATTACGGCTATGGTAACCCCTTTTGATCAGAACGGCCAGATCAATTGGGACGAGACTGCGAGATTGATTGAGCACCTGATTGTGGAACAGAAGTCGGATTCCCTGGTCATTGCTGGAACGACCGGCGAATCGCCAACGCTTAGCGAAGACGAAAAGCTTGAATTGTTTAAGTTCGCTGTGAAACAGGCGGGCGGACGGAGCAAGATCATCGCGGGCACCGGCAGCAACAATACGTCACATTCCGCAGAATTGACGAAAAAAGCCGAAAGCTGCGGCGTCGACGGCATTTTGCTTGTTGCACCCTACTACAACAAGCCGAACCAGGAAGGACTCTACCGGCATTTTAAGGCGATTGCCGAGGCAACCTCCTTGCCCGTCATGCTGTATAATGTGCCTGGAAGAACGGGCATCAGCCTAAGCACGTCCACCACGTTAAGGCTGGCACAAATTCCGAACATCGTTGCGACCAAGGAATGCGCTTCGATTGACCAGGTTACCGGCATTGCAGCAGGTGCTCCCGAAGGATTCATTGTATATTCCGGCGACGATTCCGCGGCATTGCCTGCATTGTCGGTGGGTGCTTATGGAATCGTAAGCGTGGCCAGCCATATTGCAGGTGCCCGCATGAAGGACATGATCGAAGCCTACGTGGAGGGGAACGTGAAGGAAGCTGCCAAGCTTCATCAATCCTTATTCCCGCTGTTCAAAGGCCTCTTTGAATGTCCCGACCCGCTTCCGAATCCTGCGGCGGTAAAATTCGCTTTGAACGAACGCGGCTATCAAGTCGGCGGGGTTCGCCTGCCGCTCGTTGCTCCAAGCGAGAACGAGGCTGCTTTTATCCGTAATATGCTGTCTTCCTTGTAA
- the pnp gene encoding polyribonucleotide nucleotidyltransferase, translating into METRVEMQLGGRPLVFETGRLAKQANAAVMVRYGETAVLCTVTASSEPKDLDFFPLTVNYEERLYAVGKIPGGFIKREGRPSEKAILASRLTDRPIRPLFPEGFRNDVQVLNLVMSVDQDCEPEIAAMIGTSAALSISDVPFNGPIGGVAVGRVDGNFVVNPNIAEQEASDIYLVVAGTKDAIMMVEAEANEVPEEVMLEAIMFGHEEIKKIVAKIEELVAACGKEKMAVKLHAVNETVNREVREFAEARLVEAVRIEEKHARQDAIDAINDEAYTVFEEKYLETPELLKDVKEVLHDIVKEEVRRLITHDKVRPDGRGLSEIRPIDCDTSLLPRTHGSGLFTRGQTQALSVCTLGALGDVQILDGIDLEETKRFMHHYNFPPFSVGEARPLRAPGRREIGHGALGERALSKVIPNEVDFPYTIRLVSEVIESNGSTSQASICASTLAMMDAGVPIKAPVAGVAMGLIKDGDHVSILTDIQGMEDHLGDMDFKVAGTPDGVTAIQMDIKIDGIDRAILQEALQQAKEGRMHILGKMAEAIQKPRETLSQYAPKIITMQINPDKIRDVIGAGGKIINKIIEETGVKIDIEQDGRVFIASSNDEMNKKALSIIEGIVREVAVGEIYTGTVKRIEKFGAFVEILPNKDGLVHISQLSTERVAKVEDVVAIGDVITVKVTEIDQQGRINLSRKAVLTTEASKSGS; encoded by the coding sequence ATGGAAACACGTGTTGAAATGCAGCTTGGCGGAAGACCCCTCGTGTTCGAAACAGGGCGCCTTGCGAAGCAGGCTAATGCGGCTGTTATGGTTCGTTACGGCGAAACGGCAGTCCTGTGTACGGTGACGGCTTCCAGTGAACCGAAGGATCTGGATTTCTTTCCATTGACGGTCAACTATGAGGAGCGCTTGTACGCAGTCGGTAAAATTCCGGGTGGATTCATCAAACGCGAAGGCAGACCAAGCGAGAAGGCGATTCTTGCCAGCCGTCTGACAGACCGTCCGATTCGTCCGCTGTTTCCGGAAGGATTCCGGAATGACGTTCAAGTTCTGAATTTGGTGATGAGCGTTGATCAGGATTGCGAGCCGGAAATTGCGGCCATGATTGGTACCTCCGCTGCCTTGAGCATCTCGGACGTGCCTTTTAACGGTCCGATCGGCGGCGTTGCGGTGGGTCGCGTTGACGGCAACTTTGTCGTGAACCCGAACATTGCGGAGCAGGAAGCAAGCGATATTTATCTGGTCGTCGCCGGCACCAAAGACGCGATCATGATGGTCGAGGCCGAAGCGAACGAAGTTCCTGAGGAAGTCATGCTGGAAGCGATCATGTTCGGGCATGAGGAAATCAAGAAAATCGTAGCCAAGATCGAAGAGCTGGTGGCAGCTTGCGGCAAAGAGAAAATGGCGGTTAAGCTTCATGCGGTCAATGAAACCGTGAATCGCGAAGTGCGCGAATTTGCGGAAGCCCGTCTTGTTGAAGCCGTTCGCATTGAGGAGAAACACGCTCGCCAAGATGCGATTGACGCTATCAACGACGAAGCATACACCGTGTTCGAAGAGAAATACCTCGAGACACCCGAGTTGTTGAAGGATGTTAAAGAGGTCCTTCACGATATCGTGAAAGAAGAAGTTCGCCGTTTGATCACGCACGATAAAGTTCGTCCGGACGGCCGCGGTCTGTCCGAGATCCGTCCTATCGATTGCGATACCAGCCTGCTGCCTAGAACGCATGGCTCCGGTCTGTTTACGCGTGGACAAACCCAGGCTCTTAGCGTATGTACACTAGGTGCTCTAGGCGATGTACAAATTCTCGATGGAATCGATCTGGAAGAGACCAAGCGCTTCATGCACCATTATAACTTCCCGCCGTTCAGCGTTGGGGAAGCGCGTCCGCTTCGCGCTCCGGGCCGTCGTGAAATCGGTCACGGTGCACTGGGTGAACGTGCATTGTCGAAGGTCATTCCGAATGAAGTGGATTTCCCGTACACGATTCGCCTCGTGTCCGAGGTGATTGAATCGAACGGTTCGACATCCCAAGCGAGCATTTGCGCAAGCACGCTTGCCATGATGGACGCAGGGGTGCCGATCAAAGCGCCTGTAGCCGGCGTGGCGATGGGCTTGATTAAAGACGGAGACCACGTTTCCATCTTGACGGACATTCAAGGGATGGAAGACCATCTCGGCGACATGGACTTCAAAGTGGCAGGTACGCCTGACGGGGTTACCGCCATTCAGATGGATATCAAGATCGACGGCATCGATCGCGCGATTTTGCAGGAAGCGCTGCAGCAGGCAAAAGAAGGACGCATGCACATCCTTGGAAAAATGGCGGAAGCCATTCAAAAGCCAAGAGAAACGCTGTCCCAATATGCGCCTAAGATCATTACGATGCAGATCAACCCGGATAAAATCCGCGATGTTATCGGGGCCGGCGGCAAAATCATCAACAAAATCATCGAAGAGACCGGCGTGAAGATCGATATCGAACAAGACGGCCGCGTATTCATCGCATCGTCCAACGATGAGATGAACAAGAAGGCTCTTTCGATTATCGAAGGCATCGTGCGTGAGGTGGCTGTTGGCGAAATCTATACAGGTACTGTAAAACGGATTGAGAAATTCGGTGCATTTGTTGAAATCCTGCCTAACAAAGACGGGCTTGTGCATATCTCCCAACTCTCGACTGAGCGCGTAGCGAAGGTAGAGGACGTGGTTGCAATCGGTGACGTCATTACCGTGAAGGTTACCGAAATCGACCAGCAGGGACGGATTAACCTGTCTCGCAAAGCCGTGTTGACAACCGAAGCCAGCAAGAGCGGATCTTAA
- a CDS encoding dipicolinate synthase subunit B has product MNWNGITVGYALTGSHCTLEEVMPLIQRFKDGGANVVPIVSSTIMTTDTRFGTSENWQKQLKDITGNDIISTIVEAEPLGPSKLLDVLVIAPCTGNTTSKLANAMTDSPVLMAAKAQMRNCRPLVLAISTNDGLGLNAANIAKLLVTKNIYFVPYGQDNPQQKPNSLVAKMNLIPEACYAALEGKQLQPMIVEYSR; this is encoded by the coding sequence ATGAATTGGAATGGAATTACAGTGGGTTATGCCCTGACAGGATCGCACTGCACACTCGAAGAAGTGATGCCGCTGATCCAGCGATTCAAAGACGGGGGAGCGAATGTGGTGCCGATTGTATCGAGCACCATCATGACGACCGATACCCGATTCGGCACATCGGAAAATTGGCAGAAACAGTTGAAAGATATAACCGGGAATGATATTATTTCTACAATTGTGGAGGCGGAACCGCTGGGCCCATCCAAGCTGCTTGACGTCCTGGTTATCGCCCCTTGCACGGGAAACACGACCAGCAAGCTGGCCAATGCGATGACTGACAGTCCTGTCTTAATGGCAGCCAAGGCGCAGATGAGAAATTGCAGACCGCTGGTGCTGGCGATCTCAACGAATGACGGCCTTGGACTGAATGCGGCCAATATCGCGAAGCTGCTGGTTACCAAAAACATATATTTCGTCCCTTACGGACAGGATAATCCGCAGCAGAAACCGAACTCGCTTGTCGCCAAAATGAATCTGATTCCGGAAGCTTGTTATGCGGCATTGGAAGGGAAACAGCTCCAGCCGATGATCGTTGAATATTCTCGATAA
- a CDS encoding polysaccharide deacetylase family protein, with protein sequence MPMNGKKMAVLLTGAAMVSAVAVFSGAWKYVSGLENKPEAHLVSGSETAVDLDLLGQIEAAAAKSRIEPVDARVDSVWKAIPGYNGLEVDIEATYQAASSKKRKAGDAIPYVYRQIPAKVTLDDLGEQPIYRGNPNKPMVSMMINVAWGNEFLVPMLNTLDAEKVKTTFFLDGSWLKKNPELAAEIVKRGHEVENHAFTHPNMSRLSRERAEMEIAKTQDLLKESLGVVNKWFAPPSGDFNQQTVSIAHARGLKTVLWTLDTVDWKHPAPDAVVQKITSKVEPGFLILMHPTDSSSQALKGMIDGIRAKGLEIGTVSQTLSPERIMPKGS encoded by the coding sequence ATGCCCATGAATGGAAAAAAGATGGCCGTGCTGCTGACCGGTGCCGCAATGGTGTCGGCTGTTGCTGTGTTCAGCGGGGCTTGGAAATACGTATCGGGGCTGGAGAACAAACCGGAGGCGCATCTCGTCAGTGGTTCAGAGACGGCAGTGGATCTGGATTTATTGGGTCAAATTGAAGCCGCTGCGGCTAAATCGCGTATCGAGCCGGTGGATGCCAGGGTGGACTCGGTGTGGAAAGCGATTCCCGGATACAATGGACTCGAAGTCGATATCGAAGCTACATATCAAGCAGCATCGTCGAAAAAACGTAAAGCCGGCGATGCCATTCCCTACGTTTACCGGCAGATACCGGCTAAAGTCACGCTCGATGATCTGGGGGAACAACCGATCTATCGAGGGAACCCCAACAAGCCGATGGTATCGATGATGATAAACGTGGCGTGGGGGAATGAATTTCTGGTGCCGATGCTGAATACGCTCGATGCGGAGAAGGTGAAAACTACGTTTTTCCTGGATGGCAGCTGGCTGAAGAAAAACCCGGAGCTGGCCGCCGAGATCGTGAAACGAGGCCATGAGGTGGAGAATCATGCCTTTACGCATCCAAACATGAGCCGTCTCAGCAGGGAACGGGCGGAGATGGAAATCGCAAAGACGCAGGATCTGCTTAAAGAAAGCCTGGGCGTAGTAAATAAGTGGTTTGCACCGCCTTCCGGCGATTTCAATCAGCAGACCGTATCCATCGCGCATGCAAGAGGATTGAAGACGGTGCTGTGGACGCTTGACACGGTTGACTGGAAGCATCCGGCGCCGGATGCCGTCGTTCAGAAGATTACGTCGAAGGTGGAGCCGGGATTTTTGATATTGATGCATCCAACGGACTCCTCTTCCCAAGCATTAAAAGGAATGATTGACGGAATACGGGCCAAGGGACTGGAGATCGGGACCGTCAGCCAGACGCTTTCACCGGAGCGAATCATGCCAAAGGGAAGTTGA
- a CDS encoding M16 family metallopeptidase, with the protein MKKIQLSNGLRVVMEQIPTSRSVSFGIWVKTGSRNESEDINGITHFIEHMMFKGTERFDARAIAEEFDAIGGNVNAFTSKEYTCYYAKVLDEHFPIAVDVLSDMFFNSKLDAGELAKEKNVILEEIAMYEDTPDDLVHDLMSLSVYGDHPLAYPILGTKERLESMDSQALRSYMDRHYTIENTVIALAGNINDEVIALLERHFGGFANHGTSEPLAVPAFLDGVQFRKKKTEQNHICMSFPGCSIGDELQYAMVLLNNAIGGGMSSRLFQEIREKRGLAYSVYSYHSSHADNGMFTIYAGTAPKQTKEVLQLTTEMLHDLAQNGMTEEELRKGKEQLKGSLILSLESTSSRMNRLGKNELMLGRHFSLDEIIKRIEQVDMKDVNAVLDRMFGTPYALAMVGTSDKALNVLRRNEFVALRSNQ; encoded by the coding sequence GTGAAAAAAATACAATTGTCTAACGGCCTGAGAGTGGTTATGGAGCAAATCCCGACAAGTCGTTCGGTTTCATTCGGCATTTGGGTGAAAACCGGATCCCGCAATGAATCGGAAGACATCAACGGGATTACGCATTTTATAGAGCATATGATGTTCAAAGGGACGGAGCGCTTTGACGCCCGTGCCATAGCTGAAGAATTTGATGCCATCGGCGGTAACGTCAACGCTTTTACGTCCAAGGAATATACGTGTTATTATGCCAAGGTGCTGGATGAGCATTTTCCGATTGCCGTTGACGTGCTGTCCGACATGTTCTTCAACTCGAAGCTGGATGCGGGCGAGTTAGCCAAGGAGAAGAATGTCATTCTTGAAGAGATTGCGATGTATGAAGATACGCCGGATGATCTGGTTCATGATCTGATGTCGTTGTCGGTGTACGGTGACCACCCGCTTGCTTATCCGATTCTCGGCACGAAGGAGCGGCTGGAGTCGATGGATTCGCAAGCGCTGAGATCCTACATGGACCGGCACTATACCATTGAGAACACGGTGATTGCCCTCGCCGGCAACATCAATGATGAAGTGATTGCGTTATTGGAGCGCCATTTTGGCGGCTTTGCCAACCATGGAACGTCGGAGCCGCTGGCGGTACCGGCCTTTTTGGACGGCGTGCAGTTCCGCAAGAAGAAAACGGAGCAGAATCATATCTGCATGTCGTTTCCCGGCTGCTCGATCGGCGACGAGCTTCAGTATGCGATGGTTCTGCTGAATAACGCCATTGGCGGCGGCATGAGCTCACGCTTGTTTCAGGAAATTCGGGAGAAGCGCGGGCTGGCGTACTCGGTATATTCATACCACAGTTCCCACGCGGATAACGGCATGTTTACCATCTATGCAGGCACAGCGCCCAAACAGACAAAAGAAGTGCTTCAGCTGACCACGGAAATGCTTCATGATTTGGCACAGAACGGGATGACGGAGGAAGAGCTGCGCAAAGGAAAAGAACAATTGAAGGGCAGTCTCATCCTAAGTCTGGAGAGCACGAGCAGCCGCATGAATCGCTTGGGCAAGAACGAATTGATGCTGGGCCGCCATTTCAGTCTGGACGAGATCATTAAACGGATCGAGCAGGTCGACATGAAGGATGTCAATGCGGTTCTTGACCGTATGTTTGGGACTCCATATGCACTAGCGATGGTAGGAACTTCAGATAAAGCACTGAATGTACTTAGGAGGAATGAATTTGTTGCACTACGTTCAAATCAATAG
- a CDS encoding bifunctional riboflavin kinase/FAD synthetase — translation MRIVSLSYPVSSDIVREAAEPKVAAIGQFDGLHLGHASVLSTAVSIARENGVPAALITFYPHPKDVIGKGSYEGYLTPQPDKQQLLEQMGIDILYVVEFNKEFSQVSPEAFVEEMLFPLNLQTAVVGFDFRFGHKGAGDAVKLQELGEGKMSVVTVPPFLVDGEKVGSSSIRIALKTGQLSDANRWLGRNYHIRGTVVHGEKRGRKIGFPTANLELTDPFVAPALGVYAVRARTDKHYDWIPGVMNVGVKPTFHEGITEPIFEVHLFDFEGDLYDQIMTVDIVQYIRKEHKFESVQELVEWIQRDAVEARKILNVSE, via the coding sequence ATGAGGATTGTTTCATTATCTTATCCTGTATCTTCCGACATCGTACGAGAAGCTGCCGAGCCCAAGGTAGCGGCAATCGGCCAGTTCGACGGTCTTCACCTGGGACACGCCAGCGTGCTTTCGACCGCTGTCAGCATTGCTCGGGAGAATGGAGTGCCGGCCGCGCTCATTACCTTCTATCCGCATCCGAAGGACGTGATCGGTAAGGGGAGCTACGAAGGCTATCTGACTCCCCAGCCTGACAAGCAGCAGCTGCTTGAGCAGATGGGCATCGATATTCTGTACGTCGTCGAGTTCAATAAAGAATTTTCCCAAGTAAGTCCGGAAGCGTTTGTTGAAGAAATGCTCTTTCCCTTGAATCTTCAAACGGCGGTAGTCGGATTTGATTTCCGGTTCGGCCATAAAGGCGCAGGAGACGCAGTTAAACTTCAGGAACTCGGGGAAGGCAAAATGTCGGTCGTTACGGTACCGCCATTCCTGGTCGACGGCGAGAAGGTAGGAAGTTCATCCATACGGATTGCCTTGAAAACTGGACAGCTGTCGGACGCAAACCGCTGGCTCGGACGGAATTACCACATCCGGGGTACGGTCGTTCACGGGGAGAAGCGGGGAAGAAAGATCGGTTTCCCTACCGCGAACCTGGAGTTGACGGATCCATTCGTGGCGCCTGCATTGGGCGTCTATGCCGTCCGTGCCCGCACGGATAAGCATTACGACTGGATACCGGGCGTCATGAACGTCGGCGTGAAGCCGACGTTCCACGAAGGGATTACTGAACCGATCTTCGAGGTCCATCTGTTTGATTTCGAAGGGGATCTGTACGACCAGATCATGACGGTGGATATCGTTCAATATATCCGCAAGGAGCATAAATTCGAATCGGTTCAGGAGCTTGTGGAATGGATTCAGCGCGATGCCGTCGAGGCCCGCAAAATATTGAATGTCAGCGAATAA